GCCCCGTCATGGTGGTCCCGGACCGGGAGGATCCGCGGCTGGCCGACAGGCCCAGCTTCGGACCGATGCTCGGCTCGTAGTCCGAGCGCCCAAGGGAGGGCCGTCAGGTGGAGCACATATCCGTTCCAGGGACGCAGCGGCAGGACCCGCCGCCCGGACTGGTCCTGGCCCTTGAGCTGATCGGCGCGGAGCTGCTGCCCGCCGTCGGCGGGAAGGCCGCCAACCTCGGTGAACTGCTGCGGGCGGGACTGCCCGTTCCGCCGGGTTTCTGCCTGACCACCCAGGCCTACCGGCACGCGACCGCGGGCGCCGGGCTCGACGCCGTCCACGCGTCCCTCGCCGCAACTTCCGCGGAGGACCTTCCCGGGCTCGCCGGTCTGGCGGCCGCCGCGCGCCGCCTGGTACTGGCCGCGGACGTCCCGGCCGATGTTGTCCTGGCCGTGCGCGACGCCTACGCGGCGCTGGGAACGGATGCCCCGGTGGCGGTCCGGTCCTCCGCGACCGCCGAGGACCTGCCCTTCGCCAGTTTCGCCGGCCAACAGGACACCTTCCTCAACGTCGTCGGCATCGACGCGGTCCTGGCCGCGGTCCGGCAGTGCTGGGCCTCGCTCTGGACAGACCGCGCGGTAAGCTACCGCGCCGCCCACGGGATCAGCCCGGCGGCCGTGTCGCTCGCCGTCGTGGTCCAGCGGATGGTGGATGCGGCGGTCGCCGGGGTCCTGTTCACCGCGAACCCGGTCACCGGCAGGCGGCACGAGGCGGTCATCGATGCCAGCCCGGGCCTGGGCGAGGCCGTGGTGTCAGGAGCGGTCAACCCGGACCATTTCGTCATCGACAGCGCCACCCGGCGGATCCTCGAACGCCGGATCGGGAGCAAAGAGGTGGCCATCCGGCCGCTGCCGGGCGGCGGGACCGCTCGGGTCGGCCAGTCCGGCGACGGCACGCAACCCTGTGTCGACGATGCCAGGCTCCTGGTGCTGGAACTTCTGGGCCGCCGCGCGGAGGTCCACTTCGGCGCGCCGCAGGACCTGGAATGGGCCATCGACGACGGCGGCGTGGCGTGGCTGACGCAGTCGCGGCCTATCACCACGCTCTACCCCCTGCCGGAGCGTCGGCACGTCCCGGACGGGACCCGCGTCTACCTGTGCTTCAGCCTGGCCCAGGGCCTGACCCGCCCCCTGACGCCGATGGGGCTGGCAGGTTTCCGGCTGATCGCTTCGTCCGTGGCCCGGGCGGCAGGTTTCGAGGTGCCGGCTCCGCACGACGGGCCCGCCCCGTACGCGCCGGCCGGGCAGCGGCTGTTCTTCGACTTGACCCCGGTGCTGCGCAGCGCCGTCGGACGGGCCCTGGTGCCGCGGGTGTTCGACGTGATGGAAGCCCGCTCCGCGGCGGTGCTGCGGGTGCTGTTCGATGACCCCCGCTTCTCCGTCACGAGCCGCTCGCCCTGGCGGCTGCTGCGCCACATCCTCCCCGTGGCGGCGCGGGCGAGGGTCCCTGAGTCGCTGCTGCGCGCCCTGTTCCGACCGGAGGCAGCGCTGCGCCGGGCGGAGCGCTTCGGCGAACGTTTCCGGGCCACCCTGGTGGTCCCGGCAGGCTCCACCGCGCAGCAGCGTCTGGACCACGTGGAGCGCATCCTGGGCCGGGAACTGTTCCCGGTGGTGCCCAACATCCTGCCGCTGCCCGCCCTGGGCTTTGCCCTGCTGGCGGCCGCCGGCCGACTGTTGGGAAACAGCGCCGGGCCGGGGTCGCTGCAGCCGGTGCTGCGGGGGCTGCCCCACAATGTGACCACCGAGATGGACCTGGCGCTGTGGCAGCTCGCCGACGCCATCCGGGCCGACGCCGGTGCCGCGACGGTGTTCGACGCCGAAACGGTGCAGGAGCTGGCCCGCCGCTACCGGGCCCGCGAGCTGCCCGCCGTCGTGCAGTCCGGGCTTGCCGGTTTCCTGGGCCGCTACGGGCACCGGGCGGTGGCCGAAATTGACCTCGGAGTGCCCCGCTGGTCCGAGGATCCGGTCCACATCCTCGGCGTCCTGGCCAACTACCTGCGGCTGGAGGATCCGGAGCAGGCCCCGGACCGGCAGTTCCGCAGGGCGGCGCGGGATGCGGAGGCCCAGGCGCAGCGGCTGGCCGCCGCCGCGGGCCGGCGGGGCAGGCTGCGCGCGGCGCTGGTGCGGGCGGCACTGAAACGCACCCGGATGTTCGCCGGCCTACGGGAACTGCCGAAGTACCTCATCGTCGAGGCCCTCGCCGCGGTGCGCGGGCAACTCCAAGCCATCGGGACGGAACTCGCCCGAACCGGCCGCATCACGGACGCTGACGACGTCTTCTTCCTGGACCTGGTTGAGGTCCGCGAGGGCCTCGCCGGGAGGGCGCTGCACGCGGTCGTGGCGCTCCGCCGTGCCGACTACGCCCGTGAACTGGGCCGGCGGCACATCCCGCGGGTGCTGCTCTCGGACGGGACCGAACCGGAGGCGCTCCAATCCCGCGCCGCCGGGACGGGTGCGGCGGCGGCAGTGCTGGGCGGCACCCCGGCGTCGGCCGGCACGGTCACTGCCGCGGCGCGGATCATCCTCGATCCCCAGGGTGCGCGGCTGGAGCCCGGCGAAATCCTGGTGGCGCCGTCCACGGACCCGGGCTGGACGCCGCTTTTCCTGACCGCCGGCGGGCTCGTGATGGAGATGGGCGGACCCAATTCGCACGGCGCCGTCGTCGCCCGGGAATACGGCATCCCCGCCGTCGTCGGAGTCCTGGACGCCACCTCGCTGATCGCCACCGGGCAGCGCATTACGGTCGACGGCGGCGAAGGCACCGTGGTGCCGGATGCCGGGCCCGCGGGCGCGGCACCCGGCGGGGAAGTCCGTCGAAGCAATCCTCCGGGTAGCGGTGATGCAGGCGCTTCCCGGGCGTAATGTTGAATCATGAGCTGCAATGTTGGTGCGCGGTCGCAATGACCCGCCTCTGGCTGCGCTGGTTGCCGGCCGTTACCGTTCCTGCCGTGATCGCCGCCGGGGTGCTGGCGGGATCCGTGCCTGCCAGCGCGGGGGATCCGTTGCCGGCGAAATCACCCGAGCAGGTGCTGGAGTTGATTGCCCAGCACCGCGAAACGTCGTTCTCCGGGACGCTGGACCAAACGTCCAGCCTTGGGCTGCCGGAACTCCCGCAGACCGGTCCGGGAGCATCGACCGGAGACACCGCCTGGCTGGAACTGCTGACCGGGCCGCACACCGCCAGGGTCTACCGTGACGGCCCGGACAACGCCCGCATCCAGGTGCTGGACCGGCTGGCGGAGCGGGATATCGTCCGGCACGGCGAGGAAGTCTGGTTCTACAACTCCAAGGACAACACCGCCGCGCATGCCGTCCTCCCGGCCGGATCGAAAGACCGGCACGGCGCCGGGAAAGAAGCGATGCCCGCGCCGGACCAGCTGGCCGACAAACTCCTGGCCAAGCTCGAGAAGAGCAGCGACGTATCCGTCGGGACGGACGTTGAGGTTGCCGGACGGGCCGCCTACCAGCTGGTGCTCACGCCCAAGTCCTCGGCCACCCTGCTGGCCTCCGTGGCGATTTCGGTGGACGGCCAAAACGGAATGCCGCTCGGCGTCGAAGTGAAGGCCCGCGGCCAGGCGGAACCGGCGTTCCGCATGGTCTTCACGAAGCTCTCGCTCGAGACCCCGGACGCCGCGATCTTCACGTTCAGCCCGCCGCCCGGGGCCACCGTCAAGGAACTCCCGGTCAAGGACCACAAAACCACCGGCCCGAAGGAACGCACGGCGACCAAGGACAAGGACAAGGACAAGGTCCACGTCAGCGGAACCGGCTGGGAATCCGTCGTCGAGTTCCCCGCCGGCGCATTGACCGGCACCGGCTCACCGGGCAAGGCGCCGGCCCAGCAGTCGGGGGAGCCCGGGGGCGCGGCGTCGCTGCTGGCCCGGGCGAGCGTCCCGGTGACCGGCGGCAGGCTGCTCTCCAGCGCCCTGGTGAACGTGCTGATCCTCGACGACGGCCGCGTCTTCGCCGGGTCCGTCCCGTTGGAGCGGCTCCAGGCCGCGGCCGCCGAGCGGTGACCGCCGTCGCACCGTCCGCCGAACTGAGCATCGAGACCCGGGGTTTGAGCAAACGCTTCGGCCGGCAACTGGCGGTCAACGGCGTCGACCTTGCCGTGCCGCGCGGCTCCGTTTTCGGCTTCCTGGGCCCCAACGGCTCAGGCAAGACCACCACCATCCGGATCATGTTGGGCCTGGCCGCGGCCACAAGCG
The nucleotide sequence above comes from Arthrobacter sp. KBS0702. Encoded proteins:
- a CDS encoding outer membrane lipoprotein carrier protein LolA codes for the protein MTRLWLRWLPAVTVPAVIAAGVLAGSVPASAGDPLPAKSPEQVLELIAQHRETSFSGTLDQTSSLGLPELPQTGPGASTGDTAWLELLTGPHTARVYRDGPDNARIQVLDRLAERDIVRHGEEVWFYNSKDNTAAHAVLPAGSKDRHGAGKEAMPAPDQLADKLLAKLEKSSDVSVGTDVEVAGRAAYQLVLTPKSSATLLASVAISVDGQNGMPLGVEVKARGQAEPAFRMVFTKLSLETPDAAIFTFSPPPGATVKELPVKDHKTTGPKERTATKDKDKDKVHVSGTGWESVVEFPAGALTGTGSPGKAPAQQSGEPGGAASLLARASVPVTGGRLLSSALVNVLILDDGRVFAGSVPLERLQAAAAER
- a CDS encoding PEP/pyruvate-binding domain-containing protein produces the protein MEHISVPGTQRQDPPPGLVLALELIGAELLPAVGGKAANLGELLRAGLPVPPGFCLTTQAYRHATAGAGLDAVHASLAATSAEDLPGLAGLAAAARRLVLAADVPADVVLAVRDAYAALGTDAPVAVRSSATAEDLPFASFAGQQDTFLNVVGIDAVLAAVRQCWASLWTDRAVSYRAAHGISPAAVSLAVVVQRMVDAAVAGVLFTANPVTGRRHEAVIDASPGLGEAVVSGAVNPDHFVIDSATRRILERRIGSKEVAIRPLPGGGTARVGQSGDGTQPCVDDARLLVLELLGRRAEVHFGAPQDLEWAIDDGGVAWLTQSRPITTLYPLPERRHVPDGTRVYLCFSLAQGLTRPLTPMGLAGFRLIASSVARAAGFEVPAPHDGPAPYAPAGQRLFFDLTPVLRSAVGRALVPRVFDVMEARSAAVLRVLFDDPRFSVTSRSPWRLLRHILPVAARARVPESLLRALFRPEAALRRAERFGERFRATLVVPAGSTAQQRLDHVERILGRELFPVVPNILPLPALGFALLAAAGRLLGNSAGPGSLQPVLRGLPHNVTTEMDLALWQLADAIRADAGAATVFDAETVQELARRYRARELPAVVQSGLAGFLGRYGHRAVAEIDLGVPRWSEDPVHILGVLANYLRLEDPEQAPDRQFRRAARDAEAQAQRLAAAAGRRGRLRAALVRAALKRTRMFAGLRELPKYLIVEALAAVRGQLQAIGTELARTGRITDADDVFFLDLVEVREGLAGRALHAVVALRRADYARELGRRHIPRVLLSDGTEPEALQSRAAGTGAAAAVLGGTPASAGTVTAAARIILDPQGARLEPGEILVAPSTDPGWTPLFLTAGGLVMEMGGPNSHGAVVAREYGIPAVVGVLDATSLIATGQRITVDGGEGTVVPDAGPAGAAPGGEVRRSNPPGSGDAGASRA